The proteins below are encoded in one region of Candidatus Bathyarchaeota archaeon:
- a CDS encoding HAD family hydrolase has product MVGGFLYKALLFDLGGTLITMEMDDKAVDERALRFLTGQIRSLGYCVSEEELIRDYWNHYEFLNTLRESLMVEFPMRFWLASFIYKLFREVNEELLNIFEASIIDARVRSATLYPETLPTLEELGGRYRLGAVTNTSSTEVTRRILRRLRMDRFFEVTVTSADFGVRKPYPGIFHYALREMSLKPEDALFVGDSIKHDVAGSKQVGMKCFVIARGEVGDQAFEPRPNKILKNLEDILNLL; this is encoded by the coding sequence ATGGTTGGTGGTTTTCTGTACAAGGCGTTACTATTCGATCTTGGTGGAACTCTGATAACGATGGAGATGGACGATAAGGCCGTCGACGAGAGGGCCTTGAGATTTCTAACTGGGCAGATCCGCTCCTTGGGCTATTGTGTCTCTGAGGAGGAGCTTATAAGAGATTACTGGAACCATTACGAGTTTCTCAACACATTAAGAGAGAGTTTGATGGTTGAATTCCCTATGAGATTCTGGTTGGCCAGTTTCATCTACAAACTATTCAGAGAGGTGAATGAGGAGCTTCTGAACATCTTCGAAGCTTCCATCATAGACGCGAGGGTGAGGTCTGCCACCCTGTACCCTGAAACTCTTCCAACTCTTGAAGAGTTAGGAGGCAGATATCGTTTGGGAGCGGTTACAAACACATCCTCAACCGAGGTTACTAGAAGGATCCTCAGACGTCTACGTATGGACAGATTCTTCGAGGTCACCGTCACCTCAGCCGATTTTGGCGTCAGAAAGCCCTATCCCGGGATTTTCCACTATGCTTTAAGGGAGATGTCTCTTAAGCCGGAGGACGCGTTATTTGTAGGCGACTCAATAAAGCATGATGTCGCCGGTTCAAAACAGGTTGGTATGAAATGTTTTGTTATAGCTCGCGGGGAGGTTGGGGATCAAGCATTTGAGCCTAGACCTAATAAAATTTTGAAGAATCTTGAAGATATTTTAAATCTTCTATAA
- a CDS encoding THUMP domain-containing protein produces the protein MLERFNLVVSTSRRNERNASREVWYLLNEAGDKNPEVSLTPVVGLIVALTSLNPLDALSRLREIMRERPWEFRYILKITPVERLVRADLSEIGILSQELAGRIGPEESYRVTVRKRHSDISSRDIIDVVASKIGRRVDLENPDKIVLVEVISNFAGLSVITPEDILSVAKEKNNLKR, from the coding sequence ATGCTTGAGAGATTCAATCTGGTAGTTTCAACATCTAGGAGGAATGAGAGGAACGCGTCTAGGGAGGTCTGGTATCTTCTCAATGAGGCTGGGGACAAGAATCCTGAGGTTAGTCTAACCCCAGTCGTGGGACTCATCGTTGCGTTGACATCTCTGAATCCTTTAGATGCCCTGTCTAGGCTCAGGGAGATAATGAGGGAGCGCCCATGGGAGTTTCGCTATATCTTGAAGATAACTCCTGTAGAGAGGCTTGTCAGGGCAGATCTCTCTGAGATAGGGATATTATCTCAGGAGTTGGCGGGGAGGATAGGTCCAGAAGAATCTTACAGGGTTACGGTGAGGAAGAGACATAGCGATATCAGTTCAAGGGATATAATAGATGTGGTTGCATCGAAGATAGGTAGGAGGGTTGACTTGGAGAATCCTGATAAGATAGTTCTCGTTGAGGTTATCTCAAATTTTGCAGGTCTATCAGTGATAACCCCTGAAGATATACTGTCAGTTGCTAAGGAGAAGAATAATCTTAAACGTTAA